GTTTTCTTCTTTGATGGCTTTGAATTGTTCGAAGATACGCATTTTTTCTTTTACAAATTCATCTAAAATTTGTTTCTTCAATTGTTTGCCATCAACTACAACTTCTTCATTCTCAGCCACTAATGTCTGTTTGCCTTTTTTGTCAGGACTCACAGCCACAGTTCCCTCATTCACATACACACCAGTTTCTACTTCTTTTAAGTCTTCGTCTTCCCCACCTTGGTTTGGAGTTGCCACAAGAAATTCGGTCCCGCGAACACCTGCAACAAAGCTAGGATTGACAACGCTGAGTTGGGTGTCGCTTGGACCACCACCTGGTGGTTTGTGAGCTTTTACAAATAATTTACCACCCACTAAATTGAGAGTGGTGGATTTG
The sequence above is a segment of the Leptospira sp. WS39.C2 genome. Coding sequences within it:
- a CDS encoding FecR domain-containing protein, whose product is MIRLIPFFLFFLTTTTVFADEVGVVSFIQGNNYLSGPRFKKAKEPVKLGSVLKKGDTITSEDGSCEIQLATQATIRLAKFSSVRIDDLLNPKSKSTTLNLVGGKLFVKAHKPPGGGPSDTQLSVVNPSFVAGVRGTEFLVATPNQGGEDEDLKEVETGVYVNEGTVAVSPDKKGKQTLVAENEEVVVDGKQLKKQILDEFVKEKMRIFEQFKAIKEENYQRIKEQYEKNDQMMNDYKGQG